A stretch of DNA from Triticum dicoccoides isolate Atlit2015 ecotype Zavitan chromosome 2A, WEW_v2.0, whole genome shotgun sequence:
CAACGCCTTCCGAGACTGTGCTTTGCAACATATGTTGTCAGTTTTTATCTTCTTTACATGTTAATAAGAGGAAATAAATGAATAATTTATTTTGAGGAATCAGAATGACCTAATCTATGCGCCCATTAGATGCCACTTTTACTTTGTTTGATGCAAACCTTGTTGATTTTCGCTATTTTATGTGCTAGGCTGGTGATGGTGAGCTACTCTTCGACGGTGATGGGAACTTTGTTGGCATGGCTATTTTTTCTGATGGCAGGCATGTTTATGTGCAAGGAAGTGTAAATTTTGAAAATTTGGTGGAATTTGCAAGAAGGATTAGGGTACGCGTGCGACGGCAGGAACGATATAGGTATGTCTCGTCGTGAATATGAAAGCAGTATTTTTCCAGTTTGCTTATCCACACTTGTCTTTCATCGGTCATGGCTGTGGTTTCACATTCGGTGGTTGTAATCGTGAGCCATAGATGGACAAGGAAAGGCATTTGTATTTCTTGTTTTAAGTTGTGAATCCTACCTCATGAATTACTTGATTTCTTTGCTACGTGTACATAGATATATTTTGCACCTGGATCATGTGTCCTAGTAGCTCACTACGATTATTGACATGATTTAAGAAAACAGAAATCGTGATCAATAAGCCCTCTTGTCTGATCTTAGATTTCACTGTTAGGTAGGGCGTTGAAGCCAGTACATGTGTTTGTCTTTGTCTAATGGAAAGAGGGAACATTTTCATTCAAACTTAAACATAAACAATTGAACTTAAGACTTACGACACCTCCTAACTCTCGGCGTCTATAGGCGCTAATGTCATTTTCCCCTATCTTCATCAGTTCTATCATGTTTGTAGTCTATTCGTATTTGATGTGTTCTGTCGTGGATTTGATTAAGTGGGTTCATTATGCTGTGCTGCAGACGATCTATGAGCGAAAAAGGCAAGCGCCGGTGCCAACACGATGCCTATGATGATCCAGTAAAGAGAAAGAGAACCTTCTTGTGATCTGGAAGGTGAGCAACACTGGCCACTCCTTAATATTACTGAATATATATGTTATAAGTGAGTTTATAGCGGGTGATGCAAGTGTAGTCTTTTTTCTTCTATGGTTAACTAATAAGGTACTAATGTGTTGTTTAGTAGTACCACCTTATTAGGTACGTTTAGCCTTATTACATATGTCCATCAGTATCTCATAGTTAGCTTTTTTAATGAATATTGTCCATCAGCATCTCTTACTTCAGCTCCTTTAATGAATCTGCTGAGTGCTTGTCTTTTTTTTTGGGGTGAAGCAGGCCTGTCTAATCTATTATGGTTATTTTGGATTCATTTCAATACATGCATTGTTTGGTTGCTTCGACCTACTTTGAATTTGAAGGCTTGCTGTTTGCTGTACAGATGACGACAGATGGCCAGTGCAAGCCAATTTAGTATCATCCCTAGAATAATGATAAAGTTTTGGTTCATGTGACTCATGCTTGTCTATGGGGTAGTGATCAGCAAAATCAATCATGACTTTTGTTGAACCATGTATGCTCAATCCAGTCAAAACAGCTATCAATATTCAGTTAAAAAAACAGCTATCAATAACTGGAGTCTGTCTAGTGTAACGTTGCATCATTGTCGCTGGAGATGCACATGAGTATTGAATTGAATGTTTCTGATCTTGGATATTAGAAAGAGGAAATCTTAGTACAACAAATATCACTACCCCTATAGAAAGCACCATTGTctctggaatctaaacaatctcagCCATACGCTTCATGTTTGTAACAATTAACGTTGGACTAATGCTAATTGTCCCTTAATCTCACGCTTAATGTCCCCTGCAAATCTCTCCTCATTCGGTTCAAGGTGCTTCCCTCCCCTCTGGGGCTCTGTTCAAACTGTTCAAGGGATGTGATATAAAACACCATTTCATAGACATGGATGGGGGGCCACCTGAAtgcaagaaagaagtaatgaaagattatatttgggcctgtgTAGCAAATATACTAATGTGTAATCTGTAGCTTTTAGTTTCCCTTCACTTGTAGCAGGAACATGTGAGCTCTGCGATACCAAGTTCCGTGAAGTGGTAGAAAACTGAGCTATGTTAGCTCAGTTTGTTGGCATTCATCCTAATCATTTCATATTCAGTTCAATTTTTTCTATGCAAACCTTATCTCCATGAGTGCTTACAGATGCTAATTGCATACAAGTATGTACAAGATATGTAGAGGAGTTTCTATCACTGATTTGTATAGTACCGAGTTGAATATATGAGCTTCTAGCTAATAGTGGGGGCTAAGCTGGATTCCTTAATGGAAAAGAAACAATCAGCTGGAAGTTCCTATTTTATATTTCTCCCTTTCTTAGCTAAAATGGACTTTTCTCTCTAAGTGAATATTCTATACAATTCTAGGCCAAATCAGTTCTCGCTTGCCTTGATTAATAGTTTATCCAAGCTGCTCCAACAAAACCTAACGAACTCACTAGCCAGTCTCAATACAAGTTAAACCGTGTGTTTATGTGCAGGTGCGCCAACAATTACAGAAAAGGGAGTTAACCTTCATCTTCCTTCTGTGGAGGTTGTTACTTTTTTAGGATTGTCCTACGTGCTCGGTTTAGCGCTCCTGGCGGCTATAATTGTTGTTGGTATGTGCATTGTACCACCTTCACTTGGATGGCTACTTCTCAGGGTTGCAAGGGGAAGGCCATATGGAAGATCAACTTTGCTAATATAGAACATGAATCATTTTGGAGATATTGGAGGCACCAAGCTTGAACATGAATTCCTTTCTTTTAAGCAAACATTGAGCATGTGATCAGTGGAAGATGACAACTGTCCAGCAAGGACGAAATCCAAGTGGGTGGCGGCAGAGGTGTTTAACAAATTGATTGGGGGCTCCTGCAAATTTTGGAGGTGATGCTATATACAATGGATTAGCTAGATAGTTTATAAGTTTGAAGGttgtttatttttccttttgaTCTAAATGGCATgtaaaatgttgattcattttctgtggccattttattttatttttctatactgctCAGTAAAGATTGATTTTGTTACTTAAGTGGAATAAGTTGATGCTAACAACTATTAGTTTGATAATTcaccgacgcctccaaggagggaaacgGCGCCCTCAGGCGTCGCCGCCGGCGCGGCCGGTCATGGCCGGCCAGTGATTTCACCCGAACTAGATCTCTGCCACCAGTAGCGCCTCCTGTACAGAACCGGCGACCAAGAGGAAGCGCGGCCTGACCAGGCTGGCCCGCATGCCGAACAGAGGAGGAGGGGAGGCGCCAGATCGCGCGCACCGGCCGCCGCAGAAGCCGCCGCCGCCTGTCGACGACCACCGGATCCCGCCGCCCACGTGGCCGGGACACCAGATCCACCGCCCGCACGGCTGCTAGCTGGTCGTGCCTTGCCAATGAAGCCGCCACTCCAAATCCGGGGTTCCCCATGCAGAAGTAGGGCAACCGagaccccgccgccaccatccttggcgcCCCGGGCTTGTCCGGCGGCTGCCTCTGGCGGCAGCGAGGAGATGGGACGAGGTGGGGagggggccgcggcggcgcggctagggtttccccgccgccgccgggggAGGCGACTCGGGGAGGAGATCAGTGGGATCGCAAGGATCTGGTTATCCTTTCAAGATTCGGATAGGAAAGATTTACCTTTGTCAAGAACCATATGACATCCGATAATTTAGGGCCTGAAAGGCTTATACTGATACGAGAATACCTTTGGGCACTATTGCTGGATCATAGGGAGCTTCTTGTTGACGAATGCATAACCGATCCTTTGGCTAAACAGGGGAAACGAGATGGATAAGCATTTGAAGCAGTTGGTCAGCATAGGAGTATGTTGAACAGAAATCCAATGCTTGAGGATAGCTGATGGTTCTCTAGACCAAAGGAATAGCTTCTAATGTTGCAACCAGACTAAGTGCCTGTTCGGCAGTCATCCAACTCCTCAAAATATGGGAGCCAGCGGAGCGTCACTTTGATGACTCCGATAAAATAGGCTACGGCGCCGCTCCGCTCCGGCCGCTCCAGGAGCTGCCGCTCCAGGAGCTGAGCCGTGGAGCGGAGAGTTGCCGAACAGAGCCTAAGTGCCTGTTCGGCAGTCATCCAGCTCCTCAAAATACGGGAGCCGGCGGAGCGTCACTTTGATGACTCCAGAAAAATAGGCTACGGCGCCGCTCCGCTCCGGCCGCTCCAGGAGCTGAGCCGTGGAGTGGAGAGCTGCCGAACAGGGCCTAATTCTTTTTCCATTGTAGCATAGGTGATGTGGGTCAAGTATGCATGCACCAAGGGAAAGGGACAGGATAGCATGAAACTGAAACTTGTCGATCATGGGCTGTACATCGGGAACTCGCAAGGTAATTGCAATTCAAAATATCTGAAATGTCAAAACTTTCTTCAGAACTGGGAGTAAGTTGGGTGCTTCACTTCAGGTTTATTACAATATGGTGAAGGCTTTCAATTTCAAGGAGGAAAAACTATTGGAGCAAAGCCAAATACTCACCAAGAAAAGCAGTACCAGTAGACAAAAGCAGTAACATAAGCGGTTTTTCTTTTCTGAACAAGCATAAGAGGTAAATTAACTTGTAAGATTATTGTGTAGTGAACTGTTGCTAGAAAGGCCATTCAAATTTCCAACATTCCTGCTGAACACTTATTCCTTGCGTTTCTATGTTCTGCCGTTACCTCGGAGTAGATTCATCTTCTTCTAAAGTTCTAATATACTCGGGGTTTGTTCGGTCCCCTAATCATCAAATCCATTTGTATTTGCAAGAAAAGCTCTAGGCATTATGATTTTAAAAGGAGAATTTATGTATTTAGCATTGTTCGCAACTGTACCAGTTTTATCACCAGCGATAAATAGAGGAAGCTGCTATCATCATGCTCATGCAACCGCGAGTGTTTCTTTACCAAGCTGTCCGATTTCGAAAAATGTGCTCCAACTGAAACACCACAAATCAAAAGTCGAATTCTTTCGGATTGACTCTGAGACAGAGTGATTCAAACCAGGAATCTGTGGCTGCTATGCTACACTTCAAAAGAAACTAATACATGCAGGCAATCCAACAAAGCTTAAGCCAACGGTAAATGAAAGTACCGCATATAAAGAGCAACTCGCCTGGACACGACCATATTGGTGAAACCAATTGGTAACGACAAAGTTATTCCTATTGCTACCCACTGCCAAATCATCTTGAGTGGCTTCTTTCCTTTGGTGACTCGCTTCGcacaaagagaaaaagaaaaatggtgaGCGCTTAGAGAGAGATTTGGCCTCACTATACCCAAGCAAGGATGTCTAACTTACAGCGATCGCAATCAATTCTTCTAACAGCTCCTCCAAATTGCGCAATGGCTACAAAGCAATGTGCACAACAGTAGTAATAAGTGAGCATATCATCACACATCATGGGTTGAAAATGTCTCAACGGTGATGGAGAGGTTACCCATTGAGTTGGCCCGTCACATGGTGAATTCAGGGGATCATCATGTACCTGTCATAGGATTGTGAAAATAATCTTACAAATATTGTTGTATCTCTAATGGATCATAACTAAAATGAAAGGTACAACGAGCAAAAAGCAACATGATAGTTTCATCGACCTACCTCCATGAaaataccatcaacaccaactgcaACAGCAGTCCTTGCGATGCATGGTATGAGTTCTCGTAAGCCCCCACTTGCGACCCCACCACCATCAAGCTTGCAAAACAGAGTCAAGTATGCCCGGTTGAGCAAAATTAAAATCCTCAAAAGATAGTTAGTTTGGAAGAGGTTTAATTTGGTCATCAATGTTTTACTAGTTGATCACACTATCTTAGGAGATGGCTACACAGAAGAACCAAAATAAAAATAACCCAAAAAGTCTGAATTGCTTAGATATCACACCATGGTTTTTGAGCTTTGGCCATGGATCATGGTTGCAGAAATATACAGTGATGGATCAGGTTGGAACACTGCCACGTATCATACCCTCCCAGTCCATTATAAGTATGGTGTCTGGGACATAGTTTTCATCAAGCTTTTAAAACTTTCACCACCAATTTGTTTAAAACATATGATTCGATTGGATATGTGAGAAATCATATTTACAGATTGGTATCAGAAAATACTTCCATAACGTAACAATTAAATTTAGCAATACTATAGTAGAAATTAAGTAGCAAAATTATGTTATGAACACAGCGTAGACGTCTAAAATGTCATCTTCTTTAAGACAGAAGGGAGTAAGTTCACATGCCATGTAAAATCTGGTCAACTGCTGCAAGTTTCCATGTAAACTATTGGCAACATTTAAAGATCATGATGATTCCCTTGATGTTGATTTTATTCACAAATGACATGACTCTGACAAAggggaaaagaaagaaaagaataaTTTTCTTAAGGTTGAGCAAAAATGTCTGCGAGGACAATTACCCTAAACCAAGAGAGGCAGATTGGAAATAGGTGATTATACCTTTTTCCCAGCTGGTTGTTGTAGAGCATGTGTTACGTCAGCTACCTGAAAATGGATACTTCTCTGTCACCGATCTATGTCATTGTTCATGGTACATGATATTTGAGAATACACAAATCGAGAATTCAATGGAATAAGTTACCACATAACATGATATTTGAGAATACACAAATCAAGAATTCAATGTACAATTCAGCTATAGAAAACGCAATCATCTGGTTCATGTCTAAATAAACAACCCAGATCCATTATCGAGTAATAACAACAGAAAATAGCACAAAAGCTAGACATCTGCCATATTAAGGCAAATGTGCCCCGAGAGAGAAAAATAACTCAATGCTTAATCAATTAATTGACAATAAAAAACAACTATCTTCATTATATAATAGAGCTCCAATGTTGAAAAATAGGTTAATACTATTTTTATTGCAAATATCACGCCATCATGAATACCGGACATCCCGATATGCCCAATTTCACCAATGATAACCTTTTTCTATTGTGGCCGAACGCCAATGATAACCTAGACAGAGCTTTTCATGACTAGAAACATGCTGAATATGTGATTGTGCAATTGTGGACAAAAGTAAGGTGATAATACTTAcaactgggcaatttgtttccctcagccactcaaagttccttggatcaacAATTAGATCATCTGTGTGTGCAATGAAAACAAAGGAAGATATTGCTAAATCAGTTATCTTCTACAAGGAAACCATGAACATAAGTTGCTTGTTGCAGGAAGACTAATGCCTGATTCTCCTTTAACCTGAATAAGGAAAACGGGCAAATGGTTGTATTGCTCACTTTGTTTTATGGCAGCTGCACTGCATGGTGCCCCAACCTGACTAGTagtatgtactagtactactactactattagTAAATTCATTCAAACACGCTAAAATGTTAAATGGCTAGGGACACAGAGACATTTGAAGAGCTAGTTAGCCCTCAGATTTCACCTTTTCATGTATTTTCTCTTTATCTAGCTGCTcaatcacaacaatcattattcccCATGCCACATCATATCCGAGTGTCCAAAAAGAGCAGGATATCCTAGTCAGTACAATATGTTTCGTGATAATTACATAGCCTATAATGTAATATGATATTATGTGTTTTCTCTTATTTATTTACTTCTGAAGCAGGCAGTACAAAAAAAGGCGAAAAGATGACTTAACTGTAGCCAAACATGGTGCCTCGCTCACAGACCATCACATTATGATTTCCAGCAAGTCTAATTTTCTCCGCAGAGTTGGCCATAACCTGTTAAGGTACAGCCATACAGGATCACTTCAACAAATGTGCAACTTAACTAGATGCTGGGCGCAACATTTTCCATTGAAAAAATATCTAGTTAAGTAGCACAAGCATGTAATTGGTATACGGATACAGAAAGCTACATCTTGAACAATGGCTAGCCGAACTTCTGAAGAGAAATGACAATTCAGAACAGTGACAGACTAAACTGGAACTGATAGCTTGTTTTACATAGTTAGTTAGGCATCATGTTGGTTTCTAATGTTGGATTAATAAAGAGTAGAATAAAAGGTCCAAGCAAGTGCAATTAGCTTCAACTTTGCATGACCATTCAATCTCATAGAGAAAGAAACCACATGATGTGAAATACAAAGGACATTATTGAACAAACTAAGCATGAGTTTTTTAGGCTAACGCTAAAACAGACAATGGCACCAGCAATAACGCAGATAGTGGCAACAATAGTACCCCTTTTTGATTTGTATGAAGCGCCCATGAAACATGAGATTCTATCTTTCTAATGTTTGACCAATAGATAGTCAAACAATAGAAAGGTTTAGTAAATATGCCCCGTGTCTAAATGTGCTTTTCACGCTGTCATAATTTTCTTGATAGGTACAAACaatatattggagaagaaatttatGGTTAAAGTTTAATTTTGTCGAGGTGCCAACTCAAACGCACCTTATAAGAATCAAAAAATGGGGTGCTACATTCAAATTTTGTGAAGACTGCCAGATAGAAATGCAACTTACAGACGGGGCACAGAATTGTCCTTTCTTGATATTGATAATTTTCCCAGTCTTAGCCGCAGCCACTAGAAGGTCAGTCTGTTGGCATAGATACTTATATTAGGCATGTTGAACGAGATATTAAAGAAGATTCATGCTTGATAGCTAGTAGTACTGCAGTTTTCCCAGAAACATGCATACATTAAAGTTGTACCTGGCGACAGAGGAAAGCTGGAATCTGTATAATATCAGCAACTCTTCCAACAGCTTCGCACTGATTTAGTGAATTAGTTAGAAAGCATCTTTGCTTTACACTTCAGAGCAAAGGACACACAATCCAAGAATTTGGATTCAAAGGATACAATAAACACATGTAGCAGTACAAATTCAACACAAAAAGCCTAGCAATATATTCAAACAAAGATATTTTAAATTCAGACATGTCACATTCAAATGTACAAAAAAGTAACGGTACCTGTGGTACAGTAACATTTCATAGAAAGGAAACATAATTAATGGACTCAGCTAAATTTGCAGAAATATTAAGCGAGTGACACAGCAGAATTTGCTAGCAAAACAGAGAAGAGTGTCCTTACTTACAGGATTAAAAGAATCAAATGGATACCTGGCAGCTTTCATGCACGTCGGTGACCACTGGAAGGTCATATGCAGCCTTCACCTTTTCAAGGATCTGATATAGCAAGGTAGAAAGGTTAGATACGGAAGAGACAAAAGGTCTAATATTATTTTGTCAGACCTTTAGGCCTTGTTCCAGACCAGGACCACGGAAGGATTTCGACGATGTACGGTTTGCTTTATCAAAGCTTGATTTGAACACAAGAGGCACCCCAAGCCTGCCATGGAGAGAAAAAAAAAACGGGTTTAGTTTCGCCCAAGAGTAAACAGAAGTATGGTGATTGGTTGTTTACTTGGTTGTGATGGCTTTGATGTGTTTGGCCATCTTCATGACATGTTCCTCTGATTCGATCACATTGGGCCCAGCTAACAAGAAGAATGGTTGGGCAGCCTGGTGCAGAATCAGAGGGGTCAGTTCTCGCATATATGACGTCTTGAGATGTGATCACGCTGCTAGTATCATTCATTCATATGACGACAAACCAAGGACATGAGATGAGCTCCCAAAAGCAATTTTACTGTCATCCAAGAGGCAGAAACACAGCACTCAAAAGGAAATTTCTCTGTAACTCACTCAAAGAAAA
This window harbors:
- the LOC119353213 gene encoding 2-dehydro-3-deoxyphosphooctonate aldolase-like isoform X1; the protein is MDAPSVALYNQLKAAQPFFLLAGPNVIESEEHVMKMAKHIKAITTKLGVPLVFKSSFDKANRTSSKSFRGPGLEQGLKILEKVKAAYDLPVVTDVHESCQCEAVGRVADIIQIPAFLCRQTDLLVAAAKTGKIINIKKGQFCAPSVMANSAEKIRLAGNHNVMVCERGTMFGYNDLIVDPRNFEWLRETNCPVVADVTHALQQPAGKKLDGGGVASGGLRELIPCIARTAVAVGVDGIFMEVHDDPLNSPCDGPTQWPLRNLEELLEELIAIARVTKGKKPLKMIWQWVAIGITLSLPIGFTNMVVSRWPPIHVYEMVFYITSLEQFEQSPRGEGSTLNRMRRDLQGTLSVRLRDN
- the LOC119353213 gene encoding 2-dehydro-3-deoxyphosphooctonate aldolase-like isoform X2, producing MDAPSVALYNQLKAAQPFFLLAGPNVIESEEHVMKMAKHIKAITTKLGVPLVFKSSFDKANRTSSKSFRGPGLEQGLKILEKVKAAYDLPVVTDVHESCQCEAVGRVADIIQIPAFLCRQTDLLVAAAKTGKIINIKKGQFCAPSVMANSAEKIRLAGNHNVMVCERGTMFGYNDLIVDPRNFEWLRETNCPVVADVTHALQQPAGKKLDGGGVASGGLRELIPCIARTAVAVGVDGIFMEVHDDPLNSPCDGPTQWPLRNLEELLEELIAIARVTKGKKPLKMIWQWVAIGITLSLPIGFTNMVVSSWSTFFEIGQLGKETLAVA